The genomic region GCTCCAAGAATGGCGCCAACCATCTGACCAGCAATGTAGGTGGGCACTTGGTTCCAAGGGGTTTTTCCAACAATGGCAAAGCCAAAGGTCACAGCGGGGTTGATATGCCCTCCGGTTGCCCAGCCAACGGCGTAAACCCCCATGGCAACGGCAAAGCCCCAGCCGGCGGTAATGACGATCCACCCACTTTGCTCTCCCTTAGACTTTTTTAGGAGGACGTTAGCAACGGCCCCATCCCCAAGCAAGATCAAGAGCAAGGTTCCTAAAAGTTCTCCCCAAAAAATAGACATAATGACTTCCCTAAATAGTTGTATTGACGTATACCAAAGGTAAGGATTGTTATGAAATATATTCTTTCGCTAGACCAGGGAACGACAAGTTCGAGAGCTCTGATTATTAACCAAGAGGGTAAAGTTTTGGGCCTTGCCCAGAAGGAATTTACCCAAATTTTCCCCAAGCCGGGCTGGGTAGAGCACGACCCCAATGACATTTGGGCCACGCAAGCCTCAGTCATGACCGAGGCAATTGTCCATGCCCGCCTCACCTTAAGGGACATTGGGGCGATTGGGATCACCAATCAGCGGGAAACGACGATTGTCTGGGACCGGAAAACGTCGCAGCCCCTTTGCAATGCAATTGTGTGGCAAGATCGGCGGACAACCGCGATCTGCAAAATGCTTAAAAAAGAGGGGTATGAGCCTCTTTTTCAGAAAAAGACGGGGCTTCTCCTCGACCCCTACTTTTCGGGAACGAAACTGAAGTGGATTTTAGACAATGTGGAAGGGGCGCGCAAGCGAGCGGAAAAGGGAGAACTCGCCTTTGGAACGGTCGACAGCTGGCTGGTTTGGAAGATGAGCGAAGGGCGGCAACACATTACCGATGCGACCAATGCTTCACGGACGTTGCTATATAATATCCATGAGGGAAAGTGGGACGATGAGCTCCTTAGCATTCTCGATATCCCGCGGGAGATGCTCCCCGAAGTGAAAAGCTCGAGCGAGGTCTATGGAGATTGCAGTGAAGGTGTTTGCTCGACAGAAATTCCAATTGGAGGGATTGCAGGCGACCAGCAGGCAGCCCTTTTTGGCCACTCTTGCTTTAAAAAAGGGATGGGAAAGGTCACCTATGGAACGGGCTGTTTCATCTTGATGAATACGGGGAAAGAGGTCCCCCCTTCGAGCGACCATCTGATCACAACGATTGCCTACAAGTTAGGAGATGAGGTCCATTATGCTCTTGAGGGAAGTGTCTTTATTGGGGGAGCTGTTGTCCAGTGGCTCCGCGACTCTCTCGGCATCATTCGAAACTCTTGGGAAGTAGAGCAACTCGCAAGAAGTGTTCCCTCATCGGACGGGGTCTTTTTTGTTCCCGCATTTACTGGGCTCGGCGCCCCTTATTGGGACCCGAGCACCCGTGGAATGATCTTAGGCCTTACGCGAGGGACAACCGCAGCCCACATCGCCCGCGCCGCCCTTGATGGCATTGCGTTTCAGGTTTCTGATATTCTCGATATCATCCAAAAAGAGGTTCCGATCAAAGAGCTTCGAGTCGATGGCGGGGCTGTTCGCGATGACCTTCTGATGCAAAAACAAGCCAACCTCGCAAACATCCCACTCATGCGTCCGAAGTGGAAAGAGGTATCGGCACTGGGTGCTGCCTTCTTAGCGGGTTTAAGCATTGGCTACTGGAAGGACCAAGAAGAGATCGCGAACCTTTGGGAAGAAGAGAAGCGGTTCGACCCCAACCTTTCTGACGAAGAGCGGACAAACCAAAAAAAACAGTGGGAACATGCGATTGCCTGCGCCAAACTGTGGGGCTCGCAAGATGAATAGGGAAACAGGGGGGCTCGACCAAGAGTGGGACTTTTTGATCATCGGTGGAGGGGCGACAGGGCTCGGCGCTGCTGTTGATGCCGCTTCGCGCGGGCTAAAAGTGCTCCTCGTCGAGCAAAATGACTTTGCCAAGGCCACCTCGAGCCGAAGCACCAAGCTGATCCATGGAGGACTCCGCTACCTGCAACAAGGGAACATCGCCCTTGTCTTAGAAGCTCTCCGCGAACGGGGCCGCCTCTGCCAAAATGCTACCCACCTGATCTACCACCGCGCCTTTTTCGTTCCCAGTTACCACTGGTGGCAAGGCCCTTTCTATGGCATTGGCCTCAAAATTTATGACCTTCTTGCCGGCAAACTTGGCATCGAACCCTCCAAACACCTCTCAAAAAAAGAGACCATCGAAGCCCTTCCCACCCTAGAAACCGAAGGGCTGTATGGCGGAACCCTCTACTATGATGGGCAGTTCGATGACTCAAGGCTCGCCATCACCCTTGCCCAAACCGCAACCGACCATGGGGCCCACCTGATCAACTACATGAAAGTGACCAGCCTGGTTAAGAAAAACGACCATGTTGAAGGGGCCATTTTGCGTGACGAGGAAACCGGCGATACCCATGAAGTGCGAGCTAGAGTCGTGATCAATGCGACGGGCATTTTTTCCGACGAGGTGCGCCACATGGATGAGCCCCAGGCGCCCACTATCGTCCGTCCCAGTCAAGGGATCCACGTCGTTTTAGACAAAAGCTTCCTCGATAGTGAAACAGCGATCTTAGTCCCCCACACCGCCGACGGGCGGGTCCTCTTTGTTGTTCCCTGGCTCGGGAAAGTCCTTGCCGGCACCACCGACACTCCTGTTAAAAAACCCGAGATGGAACCCAAGCCCCTCGAAGAAGAGATCGACTTTGTCCTCAAAGAAACGGGAAAATACCTGACCAAACATCCCAAAAGAGAGGACATCCTCAGCGTCTTTGCCGGTCACCGTCCCCTTATCGCGGAGCAAGGAACCGAAAAGACCGCAGCCATTTCCCGTGACCATTCGATCCTCGTCTCGAAGAGTGGACTCATCACCATCGCAGGGGGAAAGTGGACGACTTACCGAAAGATGGCCGAAGATGTCGTCGACAAGGCGCTCCAGCTCGGCGGCTTTGACGAAATCCCCTGCAAAACGAAGACGCTCAAACTCCATGGCTGGATGGAAGGGGCTGATCCCCTCGATCCTTGGAGTACCTATGGCACCGACCGCGCCAAAATCGAAACATTGATCGAAGAAGATCCTACCTTGGGAGAGCTCTTTGACCCCAAACTCCCCTACCTAAAGGGGGAGGTGGTTTGGGCTGTACGTGAAGAGATGGCCCGCACCGTCGAAGATGTCCTATCTCGCCGAACCCGCTCTCTTTTGCTTGACGCTAGCCTTGCCATGAAGGTGGCACCGATGGTTGCAGCGCTAATGGCTAAAGAACTGGGCAAAGGAAAAGAGTGGGAAGAGAGTCAAGTCGCAGCATTTACAAAGCTTGCTCAGAATTATGTTATGCCAACTAAGGGCTAAAGCAGAGCCTCAGCCAGTAGGCAAATAAGGGGTCGTCAAAAAGAACCTTTCCTCTTCCCCCCTCTTCGTCTAAGATTCCTTTTGCTTTAAGCGCTTTGATTGAGGAGGAAAGGGCCGGAGCACTTGTGATCTCATATTTCTGAAGGACCTCCTTATTGAACAAGGCTCCTTTCTCATAAGCTGCCAAGCGAAGGGCACGCTTTTGAGCCAAGGTTAAAGAGCTGATGAGCGTTTGATAGGTATAAGCATTTTGCCGCACCACATTTTCTAAAACCTCTTCGACCTCCTTACCTGTCACACAGGCGCACCCTTGAGCAACGAGGTGGAAGCACACTTTTTGCGCGTAGTTTGGAATGTTTTGCACAAGCTTTAAAAGGTGTTTGATCGCTTCCGACTTGCAGGATGTCCCGATCGTTTTAAACCGCCCCACAATCCAATCGACAAACTCGGGGCCAAATGCAGGAAACTCGATGGTCTGGCAAGAGCGGTAAAGGGGACGACTAGGATTATTGAGCATCTCCAAAATGAGATCCTTCCTAGAACCGGTGAGGAGAAAGGAGACATTTTTAAGCCGCTGGAGATGGGTTCTTAAGGTTGCCTCTAACCACCCCTGGTCATCGATTTCTGACACTTTCTGGAACTCATCAACTGCGACAACCACCTTTTTTCCAAGACTGGAAAGGACCTCTAAAAGATCTTGAATCGCCTCTTTCACATCTTCTTCCCCTAACTTTCCCAGAGTTAAACCAAAGCTAGAACTCCCAGAAAAAGTATCGAGATCAGCCGTTACCTTAGGGACACAAGTGGCAAGCTTTTTTAACCACCCTCTCAACTTCCCTTTTAGCCCCTCCTTGAGCCGGATGGCTCTCAGGAGTTGGCGAAGAAAATCGCGATGAGAGGTGATATTAAAAATATCGACAAGGAGACAGGTATACCCCTCTTTTTCAAAATCTCTTAAAAGACTTAAGACAAAAGAGGTTTTCCCAAATCTTCGAGGTCCCATAAGGACAACATGGATCCGGTTTTGCAAAAACTGCTTCACGGCTGCGTGAAGCTCTGGCCGAGCCAAATAGTAGTCCCCTTCTACAGGATTGCCAAACTTAAATGG from Candidatus Neptunochlamydia vexilliferae harbors:
- a CDS encoding AAA family ATPase, producing MNSNPFKFGNPVEGDYYLARPELHAAVKQFLQNRIHVVLMGPRRFGKTSFVLSLLRDFEKEGYTCLLVDIFNITSHRDFLRQLLRAIRLKEGLKGKLRGWLKKLATCVPKVTADLDTFSGSSSFGLTLGKLGEEDVKEAIQDLLEVLSSLGKKVVVAVDEFQKVSEIDDQGWLEATLRTHLQRLKNVSFLLTGSRKDLILEMLNNPSRPLYRSCQTIEFPAFGPEFVDWIVGRFKTIGTSCKSEAIKHLLKLVQNIPNYAQKVCFHLVAQGCACVTGKEVEEVLENVVRQNAYTYQTLISSLTLAQKRALRLAAYEKGALFNKEVLQKYEITSAPALSSSIKALKAKGILDEEGGRGKVLFDDPLFAYWLRLCFSP
- a CDS encoding glycerol-3-phosphate dehydrogenase/oxidase, producing the protein MNRETGGLDQEWDFLIIGGGATGLGAAVDAASRGLKVLLVEQNDFAKATSSRSTKLIHGGLRYLQQGNIALVLEALRERGRLCQNATHLIYHRAFFVPSYHWWQGPFYGIGLKIYDLLAGKLGIEPSKHLSKKETIEALPTLETEGLYGGTLYYDGQFDDSRLAITLAQTATDHGAHLINYMKVTSLVKKNDHVEGAILRDEETGDTHEVRARVVINATGIFSDEVRHMDEPQAPTIVRPSQGIHVVLDKSFLDSETAILVPHTADGRVLFVVPWLGKVLAGTTDTPVKKPEMEPKPLEEEIDFVLKETGKYLTKHPKREDILSVFAGHRPLIAEQGTEKTAAISRDHSILVSKSGLITIAGGKWTTYRKMAEDVVDKALQLGGFDEIPCKTKTLKLHGWMEGADPLDPWSTYGTDRAKIETLIEEDPTLGELFDPKLPYLKGEVVWAVREEMARTVEDVLSRRTRSLLLDASLAMKVAPMVAALMAKELGKGKEWEESQVAAFTKLAQNYVMPTKG
- the glpK gene encoding glycerol kinase GlpK, translated to MKYILSLDQGTTSSRALIINQEGKVLGLAQKEFTQIFPKPGWVEHDPNDIWATQASVMTEAIVHARLTLRDIGAIGITNQRETTIVWDRKTSQPLCNAIVWQDRRTTAICKMLKKEGYEPLFQKKTGLLLDPYFSGTKLKWILDNVEGARKRAEKGELAFGTVDSWLVWKMSEGRQHITDATNASRTLLYNIHEGKWDDELLSILDIPREMLPEVKSSSEVYGDCSEGVCSTEIPIGGIAGDQQAALFGHSCFKKGMGKVTYGTGCFILMNTGKEVPPSSDHLITTIAYKLGDEVHYALEGSVFIGGAVVQWLRDSLGIIRNSWEVEQLARSVPSSDGVFFVPAFTGLGAPYWDPSTRGMILGLTRGTTAAHIARAALDGIAFQVSDILDIIQKEVPIKELRVDGGAVRDDLLMQKQANLANIPLMRPKWKEVSALGAAFLAGLSIGYWKDQEEIANLWEEEKRFDPNLSDEERTNQKKQWEHAIACAKLWGSQDE